The region CATCGGACTGCTGGTTGGCAAGTGATTCGTAGGCGCTGATGCGAGCTTTGCTTTTTGAACGTCTTCCCTTGGGTGACATGCGGATCCACTCCAGCTCGCGGGCAAGAGTTTTCCGGCGTTTTTCATCAGACTTTGCCTCATTGGAGAGGCGTTTTTCCTTCTGTTCAAGCCATGAAGAATAATTACCTTTCCAGGGAATGCCCCGGCCACGGTCCAGCTCCAGAATCCATCCGGCTACATTATCAAGGAAGTAGCGGTCATGAGTAACGGCGATGATGGTACCGGCGTAGTTCTGGAGGTGTCTTTCCAGCCACGAAACAGATTCGGCGTCAAGGTGGTTGGTAGGTTCGTCAAGCAACAGGATATCAGGTTCCTGCAGAAGCAGACGGCAGAGCGCTACACGGCGTTTTTCACCACCGGATATTACTGATACCGGAGTATCCCCGGGAGGGCAGCGCAGTGCGTCCATAGCCATCTCAAGGCGGGAATCGAGATCCCATGCCCCGCAGTTGTCCATTTCTTCCTGCACCTTGGCCTGACGTTCCAGCAGAGCGTCCATCTCATCCGGCTCCATAGGTTCGGCAAACTTGGCGTTGATATCGTTGAACTCATTTACGAGAGCCACAACATCCGCCGCGCCTTCTTCGACCACTTCACGGACTGTGCGTGTTTCATCTACCAGCGGCTCCTGTTCAAGGTACCCGATGGTGAAGCCGGGAGAGATGTGGGTTTCCCCTTCAAAATTCTCATCAACTCCGGCCAGAATTTTGAGAAGCGAACTTTTACCGGAACCGTTCAGGCCCAGTACGCCTATTTTCGCTCCATAGAAATATGAAAGGGAGATATCTTTAAGAATGGGTTTCTTGTCGTAATACTTACTAACCCGGACCATGGAATATATGATCTTATCAGGTTCGTTGCTCATCTTTATTACCTCATTTGGTTGCTATTTAGTTTTTACCACTTGTGGCAGAAAAATCAGTCTCAGGCAATGTTTGAATTTTGCAGCCCAATTTGTGCTAACGTGTCAATTTTATGAGATATGCTGGAAAAGTGATGTTATTTGATTGTTTTATGCAGCAATAATATGCTAGGGGTTGAGATGAACTTTAGAATGAGAGATGATCCATTAATTTAAAAGTAAAAGGGATAAATGCTTATGCGAATCAAGAGTATTAACTCTGTTGTTGCCGTTATTATTTTTGTTTTGATCTCTTTGACTATTTCGATAGGAGTTTGGTGGGTAGCAGACAGTACATACCATGCAATATTTAAAGAGCAGAAAAATGCCATGCAGAGCATGGTTGATCAGTCTGAAAAGGCTCTTGAGCTTTATATGGGACAGACCTCTGATGTTGTAAAACTGATTGCTAAAGGGGATCCTGTTCGTGAGGCCCTTATCCGTGGTAATATAGGGCCTGCAGCGATGCAGTTGAAGGGCTTAATGGAGTCCTCCAGTGATTATTGGGCAGCTTTTGTCTTTGACGATAAAGGAAAAGTTGTCGCCGGTTTCAATGCCAAGGGCAAGGATATGGCCGGGGCGGATCGTTCTTCCCGAGGCTATGTAAAAAAAGTTCTTTCCGGTACAGATTTTTATATTCAGGACGATGTCCTTATTTCTAAGAGTGGCGGCGGCATAATGATCTACGCTATTGCCCACGCTGTGCGCGATGCTTCCGGCAAGATCGTCGGTGGTCTCGGTATTTTTCCCAAGTGGGAAAGATACACCAAAAGCTTTATAGATCCTTTCCATATAGGTAAAGACGGCTACTGTTTCATGGTGGACAGCAAGGGACGCATAATTGCCCATGCCACCAACAAGAAGTTGTATTTAAAAGATGTATCAAAGTATGATTTTGCCAAGACTATTCTTTCCGAGAAAAACGGTGCTGCAGCTTATGAATGGGAAGGGCGCGAAAAGTACATGGTTTTTAAGACCATGCCTGATACCGGGTGGGCCATTGTAGTTTCGGCTTATGAGAATGATCTTACCGCCGCGGCTACCCACCAGCGTAATATCCTGCTCATCGGCGGGGCTGTTGTTGTACTGATTCTGAGCTTAGTGATGGTTATTATGCTTAGAAGGCTTGTGCTGCAGCCGGTGGAGAACATCCTTGAATTTTCAACTGAGATTGCCGAAGGAAACCTCAAGGCTGAATTACAGGGTAACTATCAGTATGAATTTGAAAACCTAGCGAATAAAATTAATACGATGGTTACGGAGCTTAAAGTCAAGCTCGGTTTTTCCGAGGGTGTGCTTAACGGACTGACCATTCCGTGCGGTGTTGTTGATCCGGACGGTAAGATGATCTGGTGTAACCAGCTTGTCTGTGATTTGCTTGAAACCGACCATACTCCTGAAACCGCAGTAGGGCTTCCCGCCGGTGAGTTTTATTACGGTGATTCCCAAAAAGAAAACGCATTCCAAAAAGCGCTGAAGCAAAAGGAAGCCATAGAGCTGGATATGGATTACACCGGCTTTAAGGGCAGTGTTAGGAATATACATATTTCTACAACCCCGTTTTACGATATGGATGGCAACATGCTCGGTTCCCTGTCCGCCTGGGTCGATATGACTGAGATTAAGCAGCAGGCCCGTGCTATCGAAAAACAGAATGAACGTATAACCGTTGCCGCCGCAGAGGCGGAGCATATTTCGCAATCCCTTTCCAGTGCGGCTGATGAGCTTTCCGCCCAGATTGAACAATCCAACCGGGGTGCTCAGGAGCAGCGGGACCGAGTTGCTGAAACTTCCACTGCCATGGAAGAAATGAATGCCACTGTTTTGGAGGTGGCCCAGAATGCCGGAGCAGCGGCTGAAGATGCCAATTCCGCCCGTGACAAGGCTGAAAACGGTTCGCAACTGGCGCAGCAGATGATTGAATCGGCAGACGGTGTGCGTTCTCAAGCTGAAGCGCTTAGAGAATCCATGGAGCAGCTTGGAGTAGAAGCAAGCGCAATAGGTAATGTTCTTAGCGTGATCAGTGACATTGCCGATCAGACCAATCTGTTGGCCCTTAACGCCGCTATTGAGGCCGCACGGGCCGGTGATGCCGGACGCGGTTTCGCGGTTGTTGCCGATGAGGTTCGCAAGCTGGCAGAGAATACCATGTCTGCCACCGGTGAAGTAGGTGAAGCCATAACTAAAATTCAGAATATGACTAAGCAGAATGTTTCTGCCACTGAAGTTGCCGCTGAATCCGCTCAAAACAGCAGTGAACTGGCTCACGAGTCCGGACGTAATCTTTCGGAAATACTGACATTGGTCGGCAATGCATCGGATCAGATTCGGGCGATTGCGACGGCTGCTGAAGAACAGTCCGCCACCAGTGAGGAAATCAATAGGGCGACTGAAGATATCAGTAGAATTTCTCTTGAAACCTCACAGGGTATGAGCGAATCTGCAAATGCCGTTCAGGATGTAGCCGGAATGGCCTCAAAGCTGAATAGTGTAATTGAGGATATCCAGCCGGATAAATAAACAGTTCAAAGTAAGCTTACAGCCCCCTTTGTTCTTTCTGAAGAGCAAAGGGGGTTTTGTTTTTGCGATTCATCTTGCCAGCGCAACTTCCGCCGGGTAATATCTGTAATTTAATGGAGATGGTTATGAATGATAAACAAAAAGAAGAACTTAAAAATAAAATTGCAGTTGAAATTGAAAACCTGACAAAGCAGGTCGAGAACCTTAAGGAAACGGTGAATCCGGTCAAACCGGACGCGGCGATAGGAAGGCTTTCCCGGTTGGATACTATGCTGAATCAGGGCATCAACAAAAGTTCCATAGCCCAGTCCCGCCAGCGAATTCTTAATCTGGAAGATGCCCTGAACCGTCTGGAAAATGATCCTTTTTTCGGGGAATGTGAGGAGTGCGGTGAAGATATTCCCCATGTACGGCTGCTGGCTCTTCCTGAGAGCCGTTTTTGCGTGCACTGTGCAGAGCACTTCAAGGAGTAGTTTTGGGAATTGCATCTGATCTTGTAATACTCATTGTTGCCGGTATGCTGGGCGGTTTTGTGGCCCGGATGCTTAGACAGCCGCTTTTGCTGGGCTATATTGTTGCCGGAGTGCTGGTTGGCCCGCACACTGGGGGAATTACAGTTTCCGGAGTGCATGAGATTGAGCTGCTGGCTGAAATCGGGGTGGCTCTGCTGCTCTTCACTCTTGGCATCGAATTTTCAATAAAAGA is a window of Maridesulfovibrio sp. DNA encoding:
- the ettA gene encoding energy-dependent translational throttle protein EttA, whose protein sequence is MSNEPDKIIYSMVRVSKYYDKKPILKDISLSYFYGAKIGVLGLNGSGKSSLLKILAGVDENFEGETHISPGFTIGYLEQEPLVDETRTVREVVEEGAADVVALVNEFNDINAKFAEPMEPDEMDALLERQAKVQEEMDNCGAWDLDSRLEMAMDALRCPPGDTPVSVISGGEKRRVALCRLLLQEPDILLLDEPTNHLDAESVSWLERHLQNYAGTIIAVTHDRYFLDNVAGWILELDRGRGIPWKGNYSSWLEQKEKRLSNEAKSDEKRRKTLARELEWIRMSPKGRRSKSKARISAYESLANQQSDEYSRELELYIPPGPRLGKQVIELKGVHKQAGDKLLLEDTSFMIPAGAIVGIIGPNGAGKTTMFKMIAGQEQPDQGEVIVGETVQVTHVDQHRDALDPEKSVYDVISGGNEFVKLGDREINARAYVGKFNLTGSEQQKKCKVLSGGERNRVHLALMLQEGGNVLLLDEPTNDLDVNTMRALEEGLNNFGGCVMVISHDRWFLDRIATHILAFEGDSSVFWFEGSYSEYEEDRKKRLGKDADQPHRIKYRKLTR
- a CDS encoding methyl-accepting chemotaxis protein; its protein translation is MRIKSINSVVAVIIFVLISLTISIGVWWVADSTYHAIFKEQKNAMQSMVDQSEKALELYMGQTSDVVKLIAKGDPVREALIRGNIGPAAMQLKGLMESSSDYWAAFVFDDKGKVVAGFNAKGKDMAGADRSSRGYVKKVLSGTDFYIQDDVLISKSGGGIMIYAIAHAVRDASGKIVGGLGIFPKWERYTKSFIDPFHIGKDGYCFMVDSKGRIIAHATNKKLYLKDVSKYDFAKTILSEKNGAAAYEWEGREKYMVFKTMPDTGWAIVVSAYENDLTAAATHQRNILLIGGAVVVLILSLVMVIMLRRLVLQPVENILEFSTEIAEGNLKAELQGNYQYEFENLANKINTMVTELKVKLGFSEGVLNGLTIPCGVVDPDGKMIWCNQLVCDLLETDHTPETAVGLPAGEFYYGDSQKENAFQKALKQKEAIELDMDYTGFKGSVRNIHISTTPFYDMDGNMLGSLSAWVDMTEIKQQARAIEKQNERITVAAAEAEHISQSLSSAADELSAQIEQSNRGAQEQRDRVAETSTAMEEMNATVLEVAQNAGAAAEDANSARDKAENGSQLAQQMIESADGVRSQAEALRESMEQLGVEASAIGNVLSVISDIADQTNLLALNAAIEAARAGDAGRGFAVVADEVRKLAENTMSATGEVGEAITKIQNMTKQNVSATEVAAESAQNSSELAHESGRNLSEILTLVGNASDQIRAIATAAEEQSATSEEINRATEDISRISLETSQGMSESANAVQDVAGMASKLNSVIEDIQPDK
- a CDS encoding TraR/DksA C4-type zinc finger protein — translated: MNDKQKEELKNKIAVEIENLTKQVENLKETVNPVKPDAAIGRLSRLDTMLNQGINKSSIAQSRQRILNLEDALNRLENDPFFGECEECGEDIPHVRLLALPESRFCVHCAEHFKE